A region from the Bactrocera dorsalis isolate Fly_Bdor chromosome 1, ASM2337382v1, whole genome shotgun sequence genome encodes:
- the LOC105231232 gene encoding heterochromatin protein 1 isoform X1, whose translation MKSKKSESTAATDAAAESSEEEEYAVEKICGRRVRKGKVEYFLKWKGYPEEENTWEPVENLDCQDLIQQYEADRAKEEPAASSKQSEKKESSSKKEASSSGRNSAAGNKRKSEEKTPAGSKKKRRDSLKSETDNESVSDVSSRTSERTGFDRGLEAEKILGASDSSGGLTFLIQFKGVDQAEMVPAAIANVKIPQMVIKFYEERLSWYSDNEE comes from the exons ATGAAATCAAAGAAATCTGAATCAACGGCTGCCACAGACGCTGCTGCCGAGTCATCAGAAGAAGAGGAGTATGCAGTCGAAAAAATTTGTGGGCGCCGCGTGCGTAAAGGAAAG GTTGAATATTTCCTTAAATGGAAAGGTTATCCTGAAGAAGAAAATACATGGGAACCTGTAGAAAATTTGGATTGCCAAGATTTAATACAGCAGTACGAAGCAGATCGCGCGAAAGAAGAG CCTGCAGCTTCCAGCAAACAATCAGAAAAAAAGGAATCATCCAGTAAAAAGGAAGCCAGCAGCAGTGGTCGCAATAGTGCAGCCGGCAATAAGCGCAAGTCTGAAGAGAAAACGCCCG CAGGTAGCAAGAAGAAGCGCCGGGACTCATTAAAATCAGAAACGGACAATGAGTCAGTGTCGGATGTATCATCGCGTACCTCAGAACGAACTGGTTTCGATAGAGGTTTGGAAGCGGAAAAAATTCTCGGCGCCTCAGATTCCAGCGGCGGCTTGACATTCCTTATTCAATTTAAGGGTGTCGATCAAGCTGAAATGGTACCAGCAGCTATTGCTAATGTTAAGATTCCACAAATGGTAATAAAGTTCTACGAAGAACGCCTTTCTTGGTATTCCGACAATGAAGAATAA
- the LOC105231232 gene encoding heterochromatin protein 1 isoform X2, producing the protein MKSKKSESTAATDAAAESSEEEEYAVEKICGRRVRKGKVEYFLKWKGYPEEENTWEPVENLDCQDLIQQYEADRAKEEPAASSKQSEKKESSSKKEASSSGRNSAAGNKRKSEEKTPGSKKKRRDSLKSETDNESVSDVSSRTSERTGFDRGLEAEKILGASDSSGGLTFLIQFKGVDQAEMVPAAIANVKIPQMVIKFYEERLSWYSDNEE; encoded by the exons ATGAAATCAAAGAAATCTGAATCAACGGCTGCCACAGACGCTGCTGCCGAGTCATCAGAAGAAGAGGAGTATGCAGTCGAAAAAATTTGTGGGCGCCGCGTGCGTAAAGGAAAG GTTGAATATTTCCTTAAATGGAAAGGTTATCCTGAAGAAGAAAATACATGGGAACCTGTAGAAAATTTGGATTGCCAAGATTTAATACAGCAGTACGAAGCAGATCGCGCGAAAGAAGAG CCTGCAGCTTCCAGCAAACAATCAGAAAAAAAGGAATCATCCAGTAAAAAGGAAGCCAGCAGCAGTGGTCGCAATAGTGCAGCCGGCAATAAGCGCAAGTCTGAAGAGAAAACGCCCG GTAGCAAGAAGAAGCGCCGGGACTCATTAAAATCAGAAACGGACAATGAGTCAGTGTCGGATGTATCATCGCGTACCTCAGAACGAACTGGTTTCGATAGAGGTTTGGAAGCGGAAAAAATTCTCGGCGCCTCAGATTCCAGCGGCGGCTTGACATTCCTTATTCAATTTAAGGGTGTCGATCAAGCTGAAATGGTACCAGCAGCTATTGCTAATGTTAAGATTCCACAAATGGTAATAAAGTTCTACGAAGAACGCCTTTCTTGGTATTCCGACAATGAAGAATAA
- the LOC105231233 gene encoding protein abrupt codes for MDAKNDDSAGSDSLDKSLQKKCVVDDVGQGEGSTANTALPAQGISDRHDKQKSDTEAENRPAISINSQNKTEKSAGDGVCDSLEENSSLIDDKFDKRIHIAEITNDTNTAQVFDAHETVNIANINADMAESNTSVISKEKIAISNNTVNDAAEAPSEYSSNSSSNCSSNSNNSNAFETKVKQISKNLKETTLAECANKKALADDTNSTSSASSASSASSTPECEQASVDEATAALYSLGPSTSAAAAAAAAAASVSGGSAQDENDHRSKKVRFHPDVKENDGGNRVIPKKKKKLKASQAGSSSSGSSGGAGGGDDSSGSSQRGTSAEDEMELDEEDDLEEEGTFSIAKTIEDAQDYLKEHPLTFAGSFDKSNVTTQSGLLEEEDLPQVVETSEDDEEEFCVQEFPENGVACILGKQNKCGKVEFLLRYVDRPGLFWETEEFISLRCPNLLHQYEQCRERRQTRLMNFVAKRQNLRQRYTDF; via the exons ATGGACGCCAAAAATGACGATTCGGCTGGCAGTGATTCGCTGGATAAGTCTTTACAGAAGAAATGTGTAGTAGATGATGTTGGACAAGGTGAGGGTTCAACAGCGAATACGGCGCTGCCAGCGCAAGGCATTAGCGATAGACATGATAAACAAAAATCGGATACTGAAGCTGAAAATCGACCTGCAATTTCCATTAATTCCCAAAACAAGACTGAGAAAAGTGCAGGGGATGGCGTATGCGATAGTCTCGAAGAGAATAGCAGCCTCATTGATGATAAATTTGATaaaagaattcacatcgctgaAATTACAAATGATACAAACACCGCACAAGTGTTTGATGCGCACGAAACTGTTAATATTGCTAATATAAATGCGGATATGGCAGAAAGTAATACGTCCGTAATTAGCAAAGAAAAAATAGCCATTTCCAACAATACAGTAAACGATGCTGCCGAAGCGCCTAGTGAATACAGCTCCAATAGCAGCAGTAATtgtagcagcaacagcaacaatagtaATGCCTTTGAAACAAAAGTTAAGCAGATCTCCAAGAACCTCAAGGAAACAACTCTAGCTGAATGTGCGAATAAGAAAGCATTAGCAGACGACACCAATTCCACCTCGTCCGCATCTTCGGCTTCATCAGCTTCGTCTACGCCGGAATGTGAACAGGCGTCCGTCGATGAAGCGACGGCGGCTTTATATTCGTTAGGTCCTAGTACTAgcgcggcggcggcggcggcagcagctGCGGCGTCAGTTTCCGGTGGCAGTGCACAAGATGAAAATGATCATCGTTCAAAAAAAGTGCGGTTTCATCCAGATGTTAAGGAAAATGATGGCGGAAACAGAGTGAttccgaaaaagaagaaaaaactgaaagcAAGTCAGGCTGGAAGTAGCAGCTCTGGCAGCAGCGGTGGTGCCGGTGGAGGGGATGATTCGTCAGGTAGTAGTCAGCGAGGTACTTCAGCTGAAGATGAAATGGAATTAGATGAGGAAGATGATTTGGAAGAAGAAGGTACTTTCAGTATAGCTAAAACGATAGAGGACGCGCAGGATTACTTAAAGGAACATCCGTTAACATTTGCTGGTTCCTTCGATAAAAGTAATGTCACTACTCAAAGCGGCCTcttagaagaagaagatttaccACAAGTTGTAGAAACATCAGAAGATGACGAGGAAGAATTTTGTGTACAAGAGTTCCCTGAAAATGGTGTTGCGTGCATTTTaggcaaacaaaataaatgtggAAAG GTGGAGTTCCTGCTGCGTTATGTAGATCGACCTGGCTTATTTTGGGAAACGGAAGAATTCATCAGTTTGCGATGTCCCAATTTGCTGCATCAGTATGAGCAATGTCGTGAACGACGCCAGACGCGTTTA ATGAACTTTGTGGCGAAGCGTCAAAACCTCCGGCAGCGGTACACAGACTTCTAG